From Microbacterium invictum, the proteins below share one genomic window:
- the ruvA gene encoding Holliday junction branch migration protein RuvA, whose translation MISSLRGRVLHLDADSIIVDVGGVGFAVAVTPQVSREFHIGDEVVLHTMLIVREDALSLYGFRERDELTVFTQLLSVSGVGPKSALGVMASLTVGQIAEAVTAEDDAPFRRVSGIGPKTAKLIVVQLAGKLASLPASSGATGGNSPVAGQVVSALTALGWNERVAVEAVTAVSADASATELSTVPALLKLALGHLGPARKDQANREQTGV comes from the coding sequence ATGATCTCCTCGCTGCGCGGTCGCGTCCTCCACCTCGATGCGGACAGCATCATCGTCGACGTCGGCGGCGTGGGCTTCGCAGTGGCCGTCACGCCGCAGGTGTCGCGCGAGTTCCACATCGGCGACGAGGTCGTGCTGCACACGATGCTGATCGTCCGCGAGGACGCACTCTCGCTGTACGGGTTCCGGGAGCGCGACGAGCTCACCGTCTTCACGCAGCTGCTGAGCGTGTCGGGGGTCGGTCCGAAGTCCGCGTTGGGTGTCATGGCGTCGCTCACCGTCGGGCAGATCGCAGAGGCGGTCACGGCGGAGGATGATGCGCCGTTCCGCCGCGTCTCGGGAATCGGACCGAAGACGGCCAAGCTCATCGTCGTCCAGCTCGCCGGCAAGCTGGCGTCGCTGCCGGCCTCGTCCGGCGCGACCGGCGGCAACTCACCGGTGGCGGGCCAGGTGGTCTCGGCGCTGACCGCGCTCGGCTGGAACGAACGGGTGGCGGTCGAGGCGGTGACCGCGGTGAGCGCGGATGCGTCGGCGACCGAGCTGTCGACTGTGCCGGCCCTCCTGAAGCTCGCACTCGGCCACCTCGGACCCGCGCGCAAGGATCAGGCGAACCGGGAGCAGACCGGTGTCTGA
- the ruvB gene encoding Holliday junction branch migration DNA helicase RuvB, giving the protein MIDPALPEDDTELAVEGALRPGSLAEFIGQHKVRGQLQLLLDAARIQQRPPDHILLSGPPGLGKTTLAMIVAHESDRPLRLSSGPAIQHAGDLAALLSSLVPGEVLFIDEIHRMARSAEEMLYLAMEDFRIDIMVGKGAGATSIPLDLAPFTLVGATTRSGLLPNPLRDRFGFTAHLEYYEPHELEKVIERSASMLNVSVPPAARAEISRRSRGTPRIANRLLRRVRDFVIVHGGTAGAASEGDVAAALELYDVDSIGLDRLDRAVLDALIRRFRGGPVGLNTLAVTVGEEGETIESVVEPYLVRIGLMGRTPRGRIATPEAYAHLRIAHPEGALRFDDL; this is encoded by the coding sequence ATGATCGATCCGGCGCTGCCCGAGGACGATACCGAACTCGCGGTCGAGGGCGCCCTGCGTCCGGGGTCGCTCGCCGAGTTCATCGGCCAGCACAAGGTTCGCGGTCAGCTGCAACTGCTGCTCGACGCCGCGCGCATCCAGCAGCGGCCCCCCGACCACATCCTGCTGTCGGGCCCTCCCGGGCTCGGCAAGACGACGCTCGCAATGATCGTCGCCCATGAGAGCGACCGGCCCCTGCGACTGTCGAGCGGTCCCGCCATCCAGCACGCCGGCGACCTCGCCGCACTGCTGAGCAGCCTCGTTCCCGGAGAAGTCCTCTTCATCGACGAGATCCACCGCATGGCGCGCTCCGCCGAAGAAATGCTGTACCTCGCGATGGAGGACTTCCGCATCGACATCATGGTCGGCAAAGGCGCCGGGGCCACGAGCATCCCGCTCGACCTGGCCCCGTTCACCCTCGTGGGGGCGACGACCCGCTCCGGGCTGCTGCCGAATCCGCTGCGCGACCGGTTCGGCTTCACCGCCCACCTGGAGTACTACGAGCCCCACGAGCTGGAGAAGGTGATCGAGCGCTCGGCGTCGATGCTGAATGTGTCGGTTCCCCCCGCGGCGAGGGCCGAGATCTCGCGACGCTCGCGGGGGACCCCGCGTATCGCGAACCGCCTGCTGCGCCGCGTGCGCGACTTCGTGATCGTCCACGGCGGCACCGCGGGTGCCGCCTCCGAGGGTGATGTCGCCGCCGCGCTCGAGCTGTACGACGTCGACTCGATCGGCCTCGACCGCCTCGACCGCGCGGTGCTGGACGCGCTGATCCGGCGCTTCCGCGGGGGACCGGTCGGGCTCAACACGCTCGCGGTGACCGTCGGCGAGGAGGGCGAGACCATCGAATCCGTGGTCGAGCCGTACCTCGTGCGCATCGGACTCATGGGACGGACGCCCCGCGGGCGCATCGCCACGCCCGAGGCGTACGCGCACCTGCGCATCGCGCACCCGGAGGGTGCGCTGAGATTCGATGACCTATAA
- a CDS encoding preprotein translocase subunit YajC, whose amino-acid sequence MFFATTQQTTEQAGGFAGFFAQYGLMLMLLVLIVFMFWSSRRRQKKVKAEQESKARQLLPGVKVLLQGGLYGTLVEYDAEDLSKSARVELAPGVEIEVHSQSILRVVEPEDTTVPMDDAPAIDDAIADEPAAAADTTTPDADDKPQA is encoded by the coding sequence ATGTTTTTCGCAACGACGCAGCAGACCACTGAGCAGGCCGGCGGCTTCGCCGGATTCTTCGCGCAGTACGGGCTCATGCTCATGCTGCTGGTCCTCATCGTCTTCATGTTCTGGAGCTCGCGCCGGCGCCAGAAGAAGGTGAAGGCCGAACAGGAGTCAAAGGCCCGCCAGCTCCTCCCCGGTGTGAAGGTGCTCCTGCAGGGCGGTCTGTACGGCACGCTGGTCGAGTACGACGCCGAAGACCTCTCCAAGTCCGCACGCGTGGAGCTCGCCCCCGGCGTCGAGATCGAGGTGCACAGCCAGTCGATCCTCCGTGTCGTGGAGCCCGAAGACACCACCGTGCCGATGGACGACGCCCCGGCAATCGATGACGCCATCGCCGACGAGCCTGCTGCTGCGGCCGACACCACGACCCCCGACGCGGACGACAAGCCCCAGGCCTGA
- the secD gene encoding protein translocase subunit SecD: MATPTPVRHAWRALTGLLALTVVLFGINALGVYVFQESSWTPELALDLQGGTQIVLEAQTPDGAAPSSEQMEQAAAIIRQRVDASGVGEADIATQAGNQIVVQIPGEADEETRNRIEASAQLQLRAVIFTSAAATSYVGEDGNETPYPTPDPTLNATPTAAPTDGSDPNWVTDALYAEFLAYDCSDPANDPASEPADQPLIACDDTNTQKYILGPVELDGSSITDASFGVNSQNGQVAVNIVFDAEGTQTFGEISQRLYGKDAPQNQFAFVLDGVILSAPSMNAVILDGKPQITGNFTQETAKVLADQLKYGALPLSFEVQSSNTISATLGSQQLQIGLIAGLIGLALVALYSLIVYRALGFVIIASLVVMGVLTYITLCILAWRMGFRLSLAGVAGLIVTIGFTADSFIVYFERIRDELRDGKSITSAVEDGWGRAKRTIYISKSINILAAVVLYILADATVKGFAFTLGLTTVIDILIFILFTHPVLQLLARTRFFGGGHPLSGLDPDALGAVYRGRAQFRAPVAATAAKGSAARRAGRSRGEAERRQTIAERKLAEQSSNSRSTTEGDD; encoded by the coding sequence GTGGCCACACCCACCCCCGTTCGCCATGCCTGGCGTGCCCTGACCGGCCTGCTCGCGCTGACCGTGGTGCTGTTCGGCATCAATGCGCTGGGCGTCTATGTGTTCCAGGAGAGCTCGTGGACACCCGAGCTCGCGCTCGACCTGCAGGGTGGCACGCAGATCGTCCTCGAGGCGCAGACGCCCGACGGTGCCGCTCCATCGAGCGAGCAGATGGAACAGGCCGCCGCGATCATCCGTCAGCGTGTCGACGCGTCCGGTGTCGGCGAGGCCGACATCGCCACGCAGGCCGGCAACCAGATCGTCGTGCAGATCCCGGGTGAGGCCGACGAAGAGACGCGCAACCGCATCGAGGCGTCGGCTCAGCTCCAACTGCGCGCGGTGATCTTCACCTCGGCCGCTGCAACCTCGTACGTCGGCGAGGACGGCAACGAGACGCCGTACCCGACGCCCGATCCGACGCTCAACGCGACCCCGACGGCCGCCCCCACGGACGGCAGCGACCCCAACTGGGTGACCGACGCGCTCTACGCCGAGTTCCTTGCGTACGACTGCAGCGACCCGGCCAACGATCCGGCATCAGAACCCGCCGATCAGCCGCTGATCGCGTGTGACGACACCAACACCCAGAAGTACATCCTGGGCCCGGTCGAGCTCGACGGCTCGTCGATCACCGATGCGTCGTTCGGCGTCAACAGTCAGAACGGCCAGGTGGCGGTCAACATCGTCTTCGACGCCGAGGGCACCCAGACGTTCGGCGAGATCAGCCAGCGCCTGTACGGAAAGGACGCTCCGCAGAACCAGTTCGCGTTCGTCCTCGACGGCGTCATCCTGTCGGCTCCGTCCATGAACGCGGTGATTCTCGACGGCAAACCGCAGATCACCGGAAACTTCACTCAGGAGACGGCGAAGGTTCTCGCCGACCAGCTCAAGTACGGCGCGCTGCCGCTCAGCTTCGAGGTGCAGAGCAGCAACACGATCTCGGCGACCCTCGGCTCGCAACAGCTGCAGATCGGCCTGATCGCCGGTCTCATCGGCCTGGCCCTGGTCGCGCTGTACTCGCTGATCGTGTACCGCGCGCTGGGCTTCGTGATCATCGCCTCGCTGGTCGTGATGGGTGTGCTCACCTACATCACGCTGTGCATCCTGGCCTGGCGCATGGGCTTCCGCCTGTCGCTGGCCGGCGTCGCGGGGCTGATCGTGACCATCGGGTTCACGGCCGACTCGTTCATCGTGTACTTCGAGCGAATACGAGATGAGCTGCGCGACGGCAAGTCCATCACCAGCGCGGTCGAAGACGGCTGGGGTCGCGCGAAGCGGACGATCTACATCTCCAAGTCGATCAACATCCTGGCCGCGGTCGTGCTGTACATCCTGGCCGACGCCACGGTGAAGGGCTTCGCGTTCACGCTGGGGCTGACGACCGTGATCGACATCCTGATCTTCATCCTGTTCACCCACCCGGTGCTGCAGCTGCTCGCGCGGACCCGGTTCTTCGGGGGCGGGCACCCGCTGTCGGGCCTCGATCCCGACGCGCTCGGCGCCGTCTACCGCGGCCGTGCGCAGTTCCGCGCGCCGGTCGCCGCGACAGCAGCGAAGGGCTCGGCCGCTCGCCGCGCAGGCCGCTCGCGCGGCGAGGCGGAACGGCGTCAGACCATCGCCGAGCGCAAGCTCGCCGAGCAGAGTTCGAATAGCCGCTCGACCACGGAGGGAGACGACTGA
- the secF gene encoding protein translocase subunit SecF: MGAMSDFGNNLYTGKTSFPFVGRRKLWFLIAAILVIGSALVPLFRPIEFSIEFTGGSQFTVNDVANPDQAAATEAVQSVVPGATTKVTTIGEDAVRVQTDQMSNAETRDVTAALAETFDVPLDQVSASFIGPSWGQDVTRQSLWGLAIFLALTFMILAIYFRTWKMSVAAIIGLLDVLIITIGVYALCGFEISPAAVIGFLTILSYSLYDTTVVFDKIRENTHEDGEQSGRTFGESVNLAVNQTLVRSINTTVVAALPTGAILFIGALWLGAQTLTDISLSIFVGTIVAAYSTLFVAAPLFSFMREGEPDMKARDARVLASRERAAVTA; this comes from the coding sequence ATGGGCGCCATGAGTGATTTCGGCAACAACCTCTACACCGGCAAGACGTCCTTCCCGTTCGTCGGGCGACGCAAGCTCTGGTTCCTCATCGCCGCGATCCTGGTGATCGGCTCGGCGCTGGTTCCGCTGTTCCGTCCGATCGAGTTCTCCATCGAGTTCACCGGCGGCTCGCAGTTCACCGTGAACGACGTCGCGAACCCCGACCAGGCGGCCGCCACCGAGGCCGTGCAGTCGGTCGTGCCAGGAGCCACGACGAAGGTCACCACCATCGGCGAGGACGCCGTGCGCGTGCAGACCGACCAGATGTCCAACGCCGAGACGCGCGATGTGACCGCCGCTCTGGCCGAGACCTTCGACGTGCCGCTCGACCAGGTCAGCGCCTCGTTCATCGGCCCGAGCTGGGGCCAGGACGTCACCCGTCAGTCGCTGTGGGGCCTGGCGATCTTCCTCGCGCTGACCTTCATGATCCTCGCGATCTACTTCCGCACGTGGAAGATGTCCGTCGCGGCGATCATCGGCCTGCTCGATGTGCTCATCATCACGATCGGCGTCTATGCGCTGTGCGGGTTCGAGATCTCACCGGCGGCGGTGATCGGGTTCCTGACGATCCTGTCGTATTCGCTCTATGACACGACGGTCGTATTCGACAAGATCCGTGAGAACACGCACGAGGACGGCGAGCAGTCCGGCCGGACCTTCGGCGAGTCGGTGAACCTGGCGGTCAACCAGACGCTGGTGCGCTCGATCAACACGACGGTGGTCGCGGCTCTGCCGACGGGCGCCATCCTGTTCATCGGCGCGCTGTGGCTCGGTGCGCAGACGCTGACCGACATCTCGCTGTCGATCTTCGTCGGAACGATCGTCGCCGCGTACTCGACACTGTTCGTGGCCGCGCCGCTGTTCTCGTTCATGCGGGAGGGCGAGCCCGACATGAAGGCTCGCGACGCGCGCGTGCTGGCGTCGCGCGAGCGCGCCGCCGTCACGGCCTGA
- a CDS encoding RelA/SpoT family protein has product MAETAPASTPPAQSSSLRRLVPRIFSRAPSRDGIEQLTRTVRTHHPKGDTALIERAYTVAARAHASQKRQSGEPYITHPLAVAQILAELGLGPRAIAAALLHDTVEDTDYGLDQLTDEFGDEVAMLVDGVTKLDKVKYGDAAQAETVRKMIVAMSKDIRVLLIKLADRLHNARTWGFVPPEKASKKATETLEIYAPLANRLGIQAIKNELEDLSFAVLHPKLYAEIDSLVKQRTPQREQYVQSVIEAVESDLRELRLRGRVMGRPKQLYSVYQKMVVRGREFDDIYDLIGIRVLVGTVRDCYAVLGAIHARWTPLPGRFKDYIATPKFNLYQSLHTTVIGPGGRTVEIQIRTNEMHQQAEYGVAAHWKYKEGVNGGKGDAKSADTDMAWLAHISDWQAETADPGEFLDSLRFEIGAKEVYVFTPKGRVIGLPAGATPVDFAYAVHTEVGHRTMGAKVNGRLVPLESGLHSGDVVEVFTSKNPDAGPSQDWLSFVKSTRARSKIRGWFTKERREEAVEQGKDAIARAMRRQNLPLQRLMNQDSFTEVAHQLRYEDVTALYAAVGEGHVSTQSVIEKVSALVAAHEDTSTGAITLPPLGRQRAPRAGDSGVLVRGADDILVKLAKCCTPVPGDEIVGFVTRGSGVSVHRADCTNVRSLKSDPERMIDVTWAPTSKSIFLVQIQVEALDRSGLLSDVTRVLSEHHVNILSASVSTSNDRLAISRFVFEMGDTVHLDRVLNAVRRIDAVYDVYRVTTS; this is encoded by the coding sequence ATGGCCGAGACGGCTCCTGCGTCGACCCCGCCCGCCCAGAGTTCGTCACTGCGCCGTCTCGTCCCGCGCATCTTCTCGCGCGCTCCGTCACGCGACGGCATCGAGCAGCTGACGCGCACTGTGCGCACGCACCACCCGAAGGGCGACACCGCGCTGATCGAGCGCGCATACACCGTGGCGGCGCGCGCCCATGCGTCGCAGAAGCGTCAGAGCGGTGAGCCCTACATCACCCACCCTCTCGCGGTGGCGCAGATCCTCGCCGAGCTCGGACTCGGACCGCGTGCGATCGCCGCGGCGCTGCTGCACGACACGGTCGAAGACACCGACTACGGCCTCGATCAGCTCACCGACGAGTTCGGCGACGAAGTCGCGATGCTCGTCGACGGCGTCACCAAGCTCGACAAGGTCAAGTACGGCGACGCCGCCCAGGCCGAGACCGTGCGCAAGATGATCGTGGCCATGTCCAAGGACATCCGCGTGCTGCTGATCAAGCTCGCCGACCGGCTGCACAACGCGCGCACGTGGGGCTTCGTGCCGCCCGAGAAGGCGTCGAAGAAGGCGACCGAGACCCTCGAGATATACGCGCCCCTGGCCAACCGCCTCGGCATCCAGGCGATCAAGAACGAGCTCGAGGATCTCTCTTTCGCGGTCCTGCACCCCAAGCTCTACGCGGAGATCGACAGCCTCGTCAAGCAGCGCACGCCGCAGCGCGAGCAGTACGTGCAGTCGGTCATCGAGGCGGTGGAGTCGGACCTGCGCGAACTCCGCCTCCGCGGTCGGGTGATGGGTCGACCCAAGCAGCTGTACTCCGTGTACCAGAAGATGGTGGTGCGCGGCCGCGAGTTCGACGACATCTACGACCTCATCGGCATCCGCGTCCTCGTGGGCACGGTGCGCGACTGCTACGCGGTCCTGGGCGCCATCCATGCCCGATGGACACCGCTGCCGGGCCGGTTCAAGGACTACATCGCCACGCCGAAGTTCAACCTCTACCAGTCGCTGCACACGACCGTGATCGGCCCCGGCGGTCGCACCGTCGAGATCCAGATCCGCACGAACGAGATGCACCAGCAGGCCGAGTACGGCGTCGCGGCGCATTGGAAGTACAAGGAGGGCGTCAACGGCGGCAAGGGCGACGCCAAGAGCGCTGACACCGACATGGCGTGGCTGGCGCACATCTCGGACTGGCAGGCCGAGACGGCCGACCCGGGGGAGTTCCTCGACTCGCTGCGTTTCGAGATCGGCGCCAAAGAGGTCTACGTCTTCACCCCGAAGGGCCGGGTCATCGGGCTGCCTGCCGGCGCCACACCCGTCGACTTCGCCTACGCCGTGCACACCGAGGTCGGCCATCGCACCATGGGCGCCAAGGTCAACGGACGGCTCGTGCCGCTCGAGTCCGGACTGCACTCCGGCGATGTGGTGGAAGTGTTCACCTCGAAGAACCCCGACGCCGGCCCGAGCCAGGACTGGCTCAGCTTCGTCAAGAGCACGCGGGCGCGCAGCAAGATCCGCGGCTGGTTCACGAAGGAGCGTCGCGAAGAGGCGGTCGAGCAGGGCAAGGATGCCATCGCGCGCGCCATGCGCCGGCAGAACCTCCCGCTGCAGCGCCTGATGAACCAGGATTCGTTCACCGAGGTGGCCCACCAACTGCGGTATGAGGATGTCACCGCCCTGTACGCAGCCGTAGGCGAAGGCCACGTGTCGACCCAGTCGGTGATCGAGAAGGTCAGCGCCCTCGTCGCCGCGCATGAGGACACCTCCACCGGTGCGATCACGCTGCCGCCGCTCGGGCGTCAGCGTGCCCCTCGGGCCGGCGACTCGGGCGTGCTCGTCCGCGGCGCCGACGACATCCTCGTCAAGCTCGCGAAGTGCTGCACGCCGGTGCCCGGCGACGAGATCGTCGGGTTCGTCACCCGGGGCAGCGGCGTCTCGGTGCACCGCGCGGACTGCACGAACGTGCGGTCGCTCAAGTCCGACCCGGAACGCATGATCGACGTGACCTGGGCGCCGACTTCGAAGAGCATCTTCCTGGTGCAGATCCAGGTCGAGGCGCTCGATCGGTCGGGGCTGCTCAGCGACGTCACCCGTGTGCTCAGCGAGCACCACGTGAACATCCTGTCGGCGAGCGTGTCCACCTCGAATGACCGTCTGGCGATCAGCCGGTTCGTCTTCGAGATGGGCGACACGGTGCACCTCGACCGCGTCCTCAACGCCGTCCGCCGCATCGACGCCGTCTATGACGTCTACCGCGTCACCACTTCCTGA
- a CDS encoding SAM-dependent methyltransferase has translation MWPFLYFAGDRLSTAELTAARLDGDLVEIGEGFMPADAVETRELRAASLRTFVRDSLAVTHESAAWVHGAIADPPTPHFVQRVTAHRIPYVVGSRVHYRDQRLPPGDSTRISGLATATPVRTLVDLVREVVGHAAAAPDTVEAMCAWRPELIPAAIAWLERARPVHYKRPALAYLRERQEVVTR, from the coding sequence ATGTGGCCGTTCCTGTACTTCGCCGGCGATCGCCTGTCAACCGCTGAGCTGACCGCCGCACGACTCGACGGCGACCTCGTCGAGATCGGTGAAGGGTTCATGCCGGCCGACGCGGTGGAGACCCGCGAGCTGCGCGCGGCCTCGCTGCGCACGTTCGTCCGCGACTCCCTGGCCGTCACGCACGAGTCCGCGGCGTGGGTGCACGGGGCGATCGCCGATCCCCCGACGCCGCACTTCGTGCAGCGGGTGACCGCGCACCGCATTCCCTACGTCGTGGGCAGCCGCGTGCACTATCGCGATCAGCGCCTGCCGCCCGGCGACAGCACGCGCATCTCCGGGCTGGCCACGGCGACCCCGGTGCGCACCCTCGTCGACCTCGTGCGCGAGGTCGTCGGGCATGCTGCGGCCGCACCCGACACCGTCGAAGCGATGTGCGCGTGGCGGCCCGAGCTGATCCCGGCCGCCATCGCATGGCTGGAGCGGGCGCGGCCCGTCCACTACAAGCGTCCCGCGCTGGCCTATCTGCGCGAGCGTCAGGAAGTGGTGACGCGGTAG
- a CDS encoding DUF349 domain-containing protein, with product MLPEVAAEAAPEIPAVPAPTPAAVPRPMPRPMPTPSPRPAPVPGAAAAPAAASDGEPWGRVDDDGTVSVREGDQWRVVGQYPDGTPAEALAYFERKYADLAGEVTLLEARHRRGGAAASDLRSTAGAVRERVTGAMAVGDLAALEGRLTALEEQLTEATAEEAQAQREAVEAAIAERTQVVERIEAIAARDPKSIQWKQTTAEVTSLFEQWQSHQSTGPRLPKSVGQQLWKRFRDARSIIDKHRREFYSSLDEQHKGARDAKTRLIERAEALAPRGEDGIGTYRDLLDQWKTTGRAGKKADDALWARFKAAGDALYGARADRETAEVEASKEKIEAKQALLTEAAGISKERDTTKARTLLTGIQRRWDDIGRVFPRDTERGLDDQLRKIEQAVKTREESEWKSNNPETKARQNDMTSQLHDAITKLEDELAEAEKSKDKAKIAKAKDALEARRGWLKALGG from the coding sequence ATGCTGCCCGAGGTTGCCGCGGAAGCCGCACCCGAGATCCCTGCCGTTCCCGCGCCCACCCCGGCCGCTGTGCCGCGGCCGATGCCGCGCCCCATGCCGACGCCGTCGCCCAGGCCCGCGCCGGTCCCCGGCGCCGCAGCGGCTCCCGCAGCCGCGAGTGACGGCGAGCCCTGGGGTCGCGTCGACGACGACGGCACGGTCTCGGTGCGCGAGGGTGACCAGTGGCGCGTCGTCGGGCAGTACCCGGATGGGACCCCCGCCGAAGCACTCGCCTACTTCGAGCGGAAGTACGCCGACCTGGCCGGCGAGGTGACCCTGCTCGAAGCGCGCCATCGTCGCGGCGGCGCAGCGGCATCCGATCTCCGATCCACGGCGGGGGCCGTGCGCGAGCGTGTCACCGGTGCGATGGCCGTCGGCGATCTCGCCGCGCTCGAAGGCCGCCTGACCGCCCTCGAAGAGCAGCTCACCGAGGCGACTGCCGAAGAGGCCCAGGCCCAGCGTGAGGCCGTCGAAGCGGCGATCGCCGAGCGCACCCAGGTGGTGGAGCGCATCGAGGCGATCGCGGCCCGTGACCCGAAGTCGATCCAGTGGAAGCAGACCACCGCCGAAGTCACCTCGCTGTTCGAGCAGTGGCAGAGCCACCAGAGCACGGGCCCACGCCTGCCCAAGTCGGTCGGCCAGCAGCTGTGGAAGCGATTCCGCGATGCGCGCTCGATCATCGACAAGCACCGTCGCGAGTTCTACTCGAGCCTCGACGAGCAGCACAAGGGCGCCCGCGATGCGAAGACCCGCCTCATCGAGCGCGCCGAAGCACTCGCCCCCCGCGGCGAGGACGGCATCGGCACCTACCGTGACCTGCTCGACCAGTGGAAGACCACCGGCCGGGCCGGCAAGAAGGCCGACGATGCCCTCTGGGCGCGGTTCAAGGCCGCCGGCGACGCGCTCTACGGCGCCCGCGCCGACCGCGAGACCGCCGAGGTCGAAGCCTCCAAGGAGAAGATCGAGGCCAAGCAGGCCCTGCTGACCGAAGCCGCGGGCATCTCGAAGGAGAGGGACACCACCAAGGCGCGCACGCTCCTCACCGGCATCCAGCGCCGCTGGGACGACATCGGCCGCGTATTCCCGCGGGACACCGAACGTGGCCTCGACGACCAGTTGCGCAAGATCGAGCAGGCCGTCAAGACGCGCGAGGAGTCGGAGTGGAAGTCGAACAACCCCGAGACCAAGGCTCGGCAGAACGACATGACCTCTCAGCTGCACGACGCGATCACAAAGCTCGAGGACGAACTGGCCGAAGCCGAGAAGTCCAAGGACAAGGCGAAGATCGCGAAGGCGAAGGACGCGCTCGAGGCACGACGCGGCTGGCTCAAGGCGCTCGGCGGCTGA
- a CDS encoding dioxygenase: protein MATGAGKKDARAASERARLYRARQEFHEGTVKRRTRDNVIAGVGGGILILAIMGGQWAYFNVGPGTPEPAPTSTQTPAPTETATPEPTDSATPEPTDTAGPTPDPTDTTSPTPTPTP from the coding sequence GTGGCGACGGGTGCAGGCAAGAAGGACGCGCGCGCGGCGAGCGAACGGGCGAGGCTCTACCGGGCGCGCCAGGAGTTCCACGAGGGCACAGTGAAGCGGCGCACGCGCGACAACGTGATCGCGGGTGTCGGCGGCGGCATCCTCATCCTGGCGATCATGGGCGGCCAGTGGGCCTACTTCAATGTGGGGCCCGGCACACCCGAGCCGGCACCGACGTCGACCCAGACGCCGGCACCGACCGAGACCGCGACCCCGGAGCCCACCGACTCGGCGACGCCGGAGCCGACCGACACAGCGGGCCCGACACCCGATCCCACCGACACGACCAGCCCGACGCCCACACCTACGCCCTGA
- a CDS encoding AAA family ATPase translates to MTESAALFRGQTPLAVRMRPVSLDEVAGQSHLLRPGSPLIGLANPDAGGRTAVSVILWGPPGTGKTTLAQAIARTSGRRFVELSAVTAGVKDVREVMQDAMTQRDMYDVSTILFLDEIHRFTKAQQDALLPGVENGWVILIAATTENPSFSVIAPLLSRSLLLTLQPLTDDDLGLLIDRAVTDPRGLAGAIELAPEARAALIQLASGDARRALTSLEAAAAMPDEDSAVITAEHVAQAVDRALLRYDRQGDEHYDVISAFIKSIRGSDVDAAMHYLARMIEAGEDPRFIARRLVISAAEDIGLADPQALQMAVAAADAVAFIGMPEGRIPLAEATAYLATTAKSNAAYMAINQAVADVRAGGFGRVPTHLRDAHYPGAKRLGHGKGYVYPHDLDVGVATQQYLPDELRGKRYYQPTGRGLERDISARVEKIRKILGD, encoded by the coding sequence GTGACCGAATCCGCCGCGCTCTTCCGAGGGCAGACCCCGCTGGCGGTGCGCATGCGTCCGGTCTCGCTCGACGAGGTCGCCGGGCAGTCCCATCTGCTCAGGCCCGGGTCTCCCCTGATCGGGCTGGCGAATCCGGATGCCGGGGGCAGGACTGCGGTGTCGGTCATCCTCTGGGGCCCGCCGGGAACCGGCAAGACCACACTCGCCCAGGCGATCGCCCGCACCTCTGGTCGCCGCTTCGTCGAACTGTCCGCGGTGACGGCGGGGGTCAAGGACGTGCGCGAGGTCATGCAGGACGCCATGACGCAGCGCGACATGTACGACGTGTCCACGATCCTGTTCCTCGACGAGATCCACCGCTTCACCAAGGCGCAGCAGGACGCCCTGCTGCCGGGCGTCGAGAACGGCTGGGTGATCCTGATCGCCGCGACCACCGAGAACCCCTCGTTCTCGGTCATCGCTCCGCTGCTGTCACGGTCGCTGCTGCTCACTCTGCAGCCGCTCACCGATGACGACCTCGGGCTGCTCATCGACCGCGCGGTCACTGACCCGCGGGGCCTGGCCGGGGCCATCGAACTCGCGCCCGAAGCGCGTGCCGCGCTGATCCAGCTGGCATCCGGAGACGCACGTCGTGCGCTCACCTCGCTCGAGGCGGCGGCGGCCATGCCCGACGAGGACTCCGCCGTGATCACCGCCGAGCACGTCGCCCAGGCCGTCGATCGCGCTCTGCTGCGATACGACCGGCAGGGCGACGAGCACTACGACGTCATCAGCGCGTTCATCAAGTCGATCCGCGGATCCGATGTGGATGCCGCGATGCACTACCTCGCGCGCATGATCGAGGCGGGGGAGGACCCGCGCTTCATCGCACGGCGCCTGGTCATCTCAGCCGCGGAGGACATCGGCCTGGCCGATCCGCAGGCGCTCCAGATGGCGGTGGCCGCTGCTGACGCCGTCGCCTTCATCGGGATGCCGGAGGGCCGCATCCCCCTTGCCGAGGCGACCGCCTACCTGGCGACGACGGCGAAGTCGAATGCGGCCTACATGGCGATCAATCAGGCCGTCGCCGACGTGCGCGCCGGAGGCTTCGGACGGGTGCCGACCCACCTGCGCGACGCGCACTATCCGGGCGCGAAGCGTCTCGGCCACGGCAAGGGCTACGTCTATCCGCACGATCTCGACGTCGGCGTCGCCACGCAGCAGTACCTGCCCGACGAACTGCGCGGGAAGCGCTATTACCAGCCCACGGGACGCGGCCTCGAGCGCGACATCTCGGCGCGCGTCGAGAAGATCCGCAAGATCCTGGGCGACTGA